One Vigna unguiculata cultivar IT97K-499-35 chromosome 11, ASM411807v1, whole genome shotgun sequence DNA window includes the following coding sequences:
- the LOC114168511 gene encoding dynamin-related protein 5A isoform X1, whose protein sequence is MSSFTVADSDTPPSLTSTPSKTPSSKMKSRRSQAESKSRFEAYNRLQAAAVAFSETMPIPEIVAVGGQSDGKSSLLEALLGFRFNVREVEMGTRRPLILQMVHDASALEPRCRFQEEDSEEYGSPIVLASAIADVIKSRTEALLKKTKAAVSPKPIVMRAEYAHCPNLTIIDTPGFVLKAKKGEPENTPDEILSMVKSLASPPHRILLFLQQSSVEWCSSLWLDAIREIDPTYRRTVIVVSKFDNRLKEFGDRWEVDRYLSASGYLGDSTHPFFVALPKDRGNVSNDEFRRQISQVDSEVLRHLREGVKGGFDEEKFKSYIGFGRLRDYLESELQKKYKEAAPATLALLEQRCSEVTSELARMDSKIQATSDVSHLRKFAMMHVASISNHVGALIDGAADPSPEQWGKTTVEERSQSGIGVWPGVIASVNPPNATLRLYGGAAFERVMHEFRCAAYSIECPSVSREKVANILLAHAGRGGGRARTEAAAEIARAAAKSWLSPLLDTACDRLAFVLGSLFDLALERNRIQDLECEIKGGDMDGYVGFHAALRCAYNRFIGNLAKHCKQLVRHHLDSATSPYSQVCYFNDYAPSYNKFSQASASSFFLELSDTGSASHDARRDQENIPPENNAQETTPGKAAETRDPLRESHITIPETPSPDQPGDAVYGVVKKELGICNDVGPRKRASRMGGNSKNSDYVALQNGGALFGNGERSSSAYADICISAAQHFARIREVLVERGVTSTLNSGFLTPCRDRIFVALGLDLFAVNDEKFMDMFVAPGAIDVLQNERESLMKRQKMLQSCLNEFKSVAQAL, encoded by the exons ATGTCGTCCTTCACCGTCGCCGATTCCGACACTCCCCCCTCACTCACCTCAACACCGTCGAAAACCCCGTCGTCGAAAATGAAGAGTCGGCGGAGCCAGGCGGAGTCGAAGTCGCGGTTCGAGGCGTACAACCGGCTACAGGCCGCGGCTGTGGCATTCAGCGAGACGATGCCGATCCCAGAGATCGTGGCGGTCGGAGGCCAGTCAGACGGGAAGAGCTCGCTCTTGGAGGCGCTCCTCGGGTTCCGGTTCAACGTGCGCGAGGTCGAGATGGGCACGCGCAGACCCCTCATACTCCAGATGGTTCACGACGCCTCCGCTCTCGAACCACGATGCCGCTTCCAG GAGGAGGATTCAGAAGAGTATGGAAGTCCCATAGTTTTGGCATCTGCGATTGCTGACGTTATAAAGTCCAGAACTGAGGCacttttgaagaaaacaaaggCAGCAGTTTCTCCAAAGCCAATTGTAATGAGAGCCGAGTATGCACATTGTCCTAACCTTACTATTATTGACACACCTGGGTTTGTTCTTAAG GCAAAGAAGGGTGAGCCAGAGAACACACCTGATGAAATCCTTTCCATGGTGAAGTCCTTGGCTAGTCCTCCTCATCGCATTCTCTTGTTCCTTCAGCAGAGTAGTGTTGAGTGGTGCTCCTCATTGTGGTTGGATGCCATTCGCGAAATTGACCCAACATATAGACGGACAGTGATTGTTGTCTCCAAATTTGATAACCGTCTAAAG GAATTTGGTGACCGGTGGGAAGTGGATCGCTATTTGAGTGCGAGTGGTTACCTTGGGGATAGCACTCACCCCTTTTTTGTGGCACTTCCAAAGGATAGGGGTAATGTTTCAAATGATGAGTTCCGGAGGCAGATTTCTCAGGTGGATTCAGAGGTTCTTCGTCATCTGCGTGAGGGTGTAAAGGGAGGTTTCGATGaagaaaaattcaaatcttATATTGGCTTTGGCCGTTTGAGAGATTATTTGGAGTCGGAGCTTCAGAAGAAATACAAAGAAGCCGCCCCAGCAACGCTTGCTTTACTAGAGCAACGCTGCAGTGAAGTGACTTCTGAACTTGCTAGAATGGATTCGAAAATACAGGCCACCTCAGATGTTTCCCATCTCAGGAAATTTGCAATGATGCACGTGGCTTCTATCAGCAACCATGTG GGTGCATTGATCGATGGTGCTGCAGATCCTTCCCCTGAGCAGTGGGGGAAAACAACAGTAGAAGAGAGGTCACAAAGTGGTATTGGCGTTTGGCCTGGTGTCATTGCCTCTGTAAATCCTCCCAATGCTACTCTTCGTCTTTATGGAGGAGCTGCATTTGAGAGGGTGATGCATGAATTTCGTTGTGCAGCATATTCCATAGAATGCCCCTCAGTGTCGAGGGAGAAG GTTGCAAATATATTACTCGCCCACGCTGGTCGAGGTGGGGGAAGAGCAAGAACAGAAGCTGCTGCAGAGATTGCTCGAGCGGCTGCTAAATCATGGCTATCTCCTCTTCTTGACACTGCTTGTGACCGACTTGCTTTTGTCTTGGGAAGTTTATTTGATTTAGCTTTAGAAAGAAACCGTATTCAAGATTTAGAAT GTGAGATTAAAGGGGGAGACATGGATGGCTATGTAGGTTTCCATGCTGCTTTAAGATGTGCTTATAATCGCTTCATAGGGAATCTTGCCAAGCATTGCAAGCAGCTTGTAAGGCACCATCTTGATTCTGCTACTAGTCCATACTCACAGGTCTGCTACTTCAATGACTATGCACCCTCTTATAACAAATTCAGCCAGGCTTCAGCCTCTTCGTTTTTCCTTGAGCTAAGTGATACTGGTTCAGCTTCCCACGATGCAAGGAGGGATCAGGAAAATATACCTCCAGAAAACAATGCACAAGAAACCACACCAGGTAAAGCCGCAGAAACTAGAGATCCGTTGAGAGAAAGTCACATAACTATCCCTGAGACCCCATCTCCTGATCAACCAGGTGATGCAGTATATGGGGTGGTTAAAAAGGAGCTTGGAATTTGCAATGACGTGGGACCAAGAAAGAGAGCGTCCAGAATGGGAGGGAATAGCAAAAATTCTGACTATGTTGCGCTGCAAAATGGTGGCGCTTTATTTGGAAATGGAGAGAGATCAAGTTCAGCTTACGCGGATATCTGTATATCAGCTGCTCAGCATTTTGCACGTATTCGTGAAGTTCTTGTTGAGAGAGGCGTGACATCAACATTAAATTCTGGATTTCTAACCCCTTG
- the LOC114168511 gene encoding dynamin-related protein 5A isoform X3, which produces MSSFTVADSDTPPSLTSTPSKTPSSKMKSRRSQAESKSRFEAYNRLQAAAVAFSETMPIPEIVAVGGQSDGKSSLLEALLGFRFNVREVEMGTRRPLILQMVHDASALEPRCRFQEEDSEEYGSPIVLASAIADVIKSRTEALLKKTKAAVSPKPIVMRAEYAHCPNLTIIDTPGFVLKAKKGEPENTPDEILSMVKSLASPPHRILLFLQQSSVEWCSSLWLDAIREIDPTYRRTVIVVSKFDNRLKEFGDRWEVDRYLSASGYLGDSTHPFFVALPKDRGNVSNDEFRRQISQVDSEVLRHLREGVKGGFDEEKFKSYIGFGRLRDYLESELQKKYKEAAPATLALLEQRCSEVTSELARMDSKIQATSDVSHLRKFAMMHVASISNHVGALIDGAADPSPEQWGKTTVEERSQSGIGVWPGVIASVNPPNATLRLYGGAAFERVMHEFRCAAYSIECPSVSREKVANILLAHAGRGGGRARTEAAAEIARAAAKSWLSPLLDTACDRLAFVLGSLFDLALERNRIQDLECEIKGGDMDGYVGFHAALRCAYNRFIGNLAKHCKQLVRHHLDSATSPYSQVCYFNDYAPSYNKFSQASASSFFLELSDTGSASHDARRDQENIPPENNAQETTPGDAVYGVVKKELGICNDVGPRKRASRMGGNSKNSDYVALQNGGALFGNGERSSSAYADICISAAQHFARIREVLVERGVTSTLNSGFLTPCRDRIFVALGLDLFAVNDEKFMDMFVAPGAIDVLQNERESLMKRQKMLQSCLNEFKSVAQAL; this is translated from the exons ATGTCGTCCTTCACCGTCGCCGATTCCGACACTCCCCCCTCACTCACCTCAACACCGTCGAAAACCCCGTCGTCGAAAATGAAGAGTCGGCGGAGCCAGGCGGAGTCGAAGTCGCGGTTCGAGGCGTACAACCGGCTACAGGCCGCGGCTGTGGCATTCAGCGAGACGATGCCGATCCCAGAGATCGTGGCGGTCGGAGGCCAGTCAGACGGGAAGAGCTCGCTCTTGGAGGCGCTCCTCGGGTTCCGGTTCAACGTGCGCGAGGTCGAGATGGGCACGCGCAGACCCCTCATACTCCAGATGGTTCACGACGCCTCCGCTCTCGAACCACGATGCCGCTTCCAG GAGGAGGATTCAGAAGAGTATGGAAGTCCCATAGTTTTGGCATCTGCGATTGCTGACGTTATAAAGTCCAGAACTGAGGCacttttgaagaaaacaaaggCAGCAGTTTCTCCAAAGCCAATTGTAATGAGAGCCGAGTATGCACATTGTCCTAACCTTACTATTATTGACACACCTGGGTTTGTTCTTAAG GCAAAGAAGGGTGAGCCAGAGAACACACCTGATGAAATCCTTTCCATGGTGAAGTCCTTGGCTAGTCCTCCTCATCGCATTCTCTTGTTCCTTCAGCAGAGTAGTGTTGAGTGGTGCTCCTCATTGTGGTTGGATGCCATTCGCGAAATTGACCCAACATATAGACGGACAGTGATTGTTGTCTCCAAATTTGATAACCGTCTAAAG GAATTTGGTGACCGGTGGGAAGTGGATCGCTATTTGAGTGCGAGTGGTTACCTTGGGGATAGCACTCACCCCTTTTTTGTGGCACTTCCAAAGGATAGGGGTAATGTTTCAAATGATGAGTTCCGGAGGCAGATTTCTCAGGTGGATTCAGAGGTTCTTCGTCATCTGCGTGAGGGTGTAAAGGGAGGTTTCGATGaagaaaaattcaaatcttATATTGGCTTTGGCCGTTTGAGAGATTATTTGGAGTCGGAGCTTCAGAAGAAATACAAAGAAGCCGCCCCAGCAACGCTTGCTTTACTAGAGCAACGCTGCAGTGAAGTGACTTCTGAACTTGCTAGAATGGATTCGAAAATACAGGCCACCTCAGATGTTTCCCATCTCAGGAAATTTGCAATGATGCACGTGGCTTCTATCAGCAACCATGTG GGTGCATTGATCGATGGTGCTGCAGATCCTTCCCCTGAGCAGTGGGGGAAAACAACAGTAGAAGAGAGGTCACAAAGTGGTATTGGCGTTTGGCCTGGTGTCATTGCCTCTGTAAATCCTCCCAATGCTACTCTTCGTCTTTATGGAGGAGCTGCATTTGAGAGGGTGATGCATGAATTTCGTTGTGCAGCATATTCCATAGAATGCCCCTCAGTGTCGAGGGAGAAG GTTGCAAATATATTACTCGCCCACGCTGGTCGAGGTGGGGGAAGAGCAAGAACAGAAGCTGCTGCAGAGATTGCTCGAGCGGCTGCTAAATCATGGCTATCTCCTCTTCTTGACACTGCTTGTGACCGACTTGCTTTTGTCTTGGGAAGTTTATTTGATTTAGCTTTAGAAAGAAACCGTATTCAAGATTTAGAAT GTGAGATTAAAGGGGGAGACATGGATGGCTATGTAGGTTTCCATGCTGCTTTAAGATGTGCTTATAATCGCTTCATAGGGAATCTTGCCAAGCATTGCAAGCAGCTTGTAAGGCACCATCTTGATTCTGCTACTAGTCCATACTCACAGGTCTGCTACTTCAATGACTATGCACCCTCTTATAACAAATTCAGCCAGGCTTCAGCCTCTTCGTTTTTCCTTGAGCTAAGTGATACTGGTTCAGCTTCCCACGATGCAAGGAGGGATCAGGAAAATATACCTCCAGAAAACAATGCACAAGAAACCACACCAG GTGATGCAGTATATGGGGTGGTTAAAAAGGAGCTTGGAATTTGCAATGACGTGGGACCAAGAAAGAGAGCGTCCAGAATGGGAGGGAATAGCAAAAATTCTGACTATGTTGCGCTGCAAAATGGTGGCGCTTTATTTGGAAATGGAGAGAGATCAAGTTCAGCTTACGCGGATATCTGTATATCAGCTGCTCAGCATTTTGCACGTATTCGTGAAGTTCTTGTTGAGAGAGGCGTGACATCAACATTAAATTCTGGATTTCTAACCCCTTG
- the LOC114168511 gene encoding dynamin-related protein 5A isoform X2 has translation MSSFTVADSDTPPSLTSTPSKTPSSKMKSRRSQAESKSRFEAYNRLQAAAVAFSETMPIPEIVAVGGQSDGKSSLLEALLGFRFNVREVEMGTRRPLILQMVHDASALEPRCRFQEEDSEEYGSPIVLASAIADVIKSRTEALLKKTKAAVSPKPIVMRAEYAHCPNLTIIDTPGFVLKAKKGEPENTPDEILSMVKSLASPPHRILLFLQQSSVEWCSSLWLDAIREIDPTYRRTVIVVSKFDNRLKEFGDRWEVDRYLSASGYLGDSTHPFFVALPKDRGNVSNDEFRRQISQVDSEVLRHLREGVKGGFDEEKFKSYIGFGRLRDYLESELQKKYKEAAPATLALLEQRCSEVTSELARMDSKIQATSDVSHLRKFAMMHVASISNHVGALIDGAADPSPEQWGKTTVEERSQSGIGVWPGVIASVNPPNATLRLYGGAAFERVMHEFRCAAYSIECPSVSREKVANILLAHAGRGGGRARTEAAAEIARAAAKSWLSPLLDTACDRLAFVLGSLFDLALERNRIQDLEWGDMDGYVGFHAALRCAYNRFIGNLAKHCKQLVRHHLDSATSPYSQVCYFNDYAPSYNKFSQASASSFFLELSDTGSASHDARRDQENIPPENNAQETTPGKAAETRDPLRESHITIPETPSPDQPGDAVYGVVKKELGICNDVGPRKRASRMGGNSKNSDYVALQNGGALFGNGERSSSAYADICISAAQHFARIREVLVERGVTSTLNSGFLTPCRDRIFVALGLDLFAVNDEKFMDMFVAPGAIDVLQNERESLMKRQKMLQSCLNEFKSVAQAL, from the exons ATGTCGTCCTTCACCGTCGCCGATTCCGACACTCCCCCCTCACTCACCTCAACACCGTCGAAAACCCCGTCGTCGAAAATGAAGAGTCGGCGGAGCCAGGCGGAGTCGAAGTCGCGGTTCGAGGCGTACAACCGGCTACAGGCCGCGGCTGTGGCATTCAGCGAGACGATGCCGATCCCAGAGATCGTGGCGGTCGGAGGCCAGTCAGACGGGAAGAGCTCGCTCTTGGAGGCGCTCCTCGGGTTCCGGTTCAACGTGCGCGAGGTCGAGATGGGCACGCGCAGACCCCTCATACTCCAGATGGTTCACGACGCCTCCGCTCTCGAACCACGATGCCGCTTCCAG GAGGAGGATTCAGAAGAGTATGGAAGTCCCATAGTTTTGGCATCTGCGATTGCTGACGTTATAAAGTCCAGAACTGAGGCacttttgaagaaaacaaaggCAGCAGTTTCTCCAAAGCCAATTGTAATGAGAGCCGAGTATGCACATTGTCCTAACCTTACTATTATTGACACACCTGGGTTTGTTCTTAAG GCAAAGAAGGGTGAGCCAGAGAACACACCTGATGAAATCCTTTCCATGGTGAAGTCCTTGGCTAGTCCTCCTCATCGCATTCTCTTGTTCCTTCAGCAGAGTAGTGTTGAGTGGTGCTCCTCATTGTGGTTGGATGCCATTCGCGAAATTGACCCAACATATAGACGGACAGTGATTGTTGTCTCCAAATTTGATAACCGTCTAAAG GAATTTGGTGACCGGTGGGAAGTGGATCGCTATTTGAGTGCGAGTGGTTACCTTGGGGATAGCACTCACCCCTTTTTTGTGGCACTTCCAAAGGATAGGGGTAATGTTTCAAATGATGAGTTCCGGAGGCAGATTTCTCAGGTGGATTCAGAGGTTCTTCGTCATCTGCGTGAGGGTGTAAAGGGAGGTTTCGATGaagaaaaattcaaatcttATATTGGCTTTGGCCGTTTGAGAGATTATTTGGAGTCGGAGCTTCAGAAGAAATACAAAGAAGCCGCCCCAGCAACGCTTGCTTTACTAGAGCAACGCTGCAGTGAAGTGACTTCTGAACTTGCTAGAATGGATTCGAAAATACAGGCCACCTCAGATGTTTCCCATCTCAGGAAATTTGCAATGATGCACGTGGCTTCTATCAGCAACCATGTG GGTGCATTGATCGATGGTGCTGCAGATCCTTCCCCTGAGCAGTGGGGGAAAACAACAGTAGAAGAGAGGTCACAAAGTGGTATTGGCGTTTGGCCTGGTGTCATTGCCTCTGTAAATCCTCCCAATGCTACTCTTCGTCTTTATGGAGGAGCTGCATTTGAGAGGGTGATGCATGAATTTCGTTGTGCAGCATATTCCATAGAATGCCCCTCAGTGTCGAGGGAGAAG GTTGCAAATATATTACTCGCCCACGCTGGTCGAGGTGGGGGAAGAGCAAGAACAGAAGCTGCTGCAGAGATTGCTCGAGCGGCTGCTAAATCATGGCTATCTCCTCTTCTTGACACTGCTTGTGACCGACTTGCTTTTGTCTTGGGAAGTTTATTTGATTTAGCTTTAGAAAGAAACCGTATTCAAGATTTAGAAT GGGGAGACATGGATGGCTATGTAGGTTTCCATGCTGCTTTAAGATGTGCTTATAATCGCTTCATAGGGAATCTTGCCAAGCATTGCAAGCAGCTTGTAAGGCACCATCTTGATTCTGCTACTAGTCCATACTCACAGGTCTGCTACTTCAATGACTATGCACCCTCTTATAACAAATTCAGCCAGGCTTCAGCCTCTTCGTTTTTCCTTGAGCTAAGTGATACTGGTTCAGCTTCCCACGATGCAAGGAGGGATCAGGAAAATATACCTCCAGAAAACAATGCACAAGAAACCACACCAGGTAAAGCCGCAGAAACTAGAGATCCGTTGAGAGAAAGTCACATAACTATCCCTGAGACCCCATCTCCTGATCAACCAGGTGATGCAGTATATGGGGTGGTTAAAAAGGAGCTTGGAATTTGCAATGACGTGGGACCAAGAAAGAGAGCGTCCAGAATGGGAGGGAATAGCAAAAATTCTGACTATGTTGCGCTGCAAAATGGTGGCGCTTTATTTGGAAATGGAGAGAGATCAAGTTCAGCTTACGCGGATATCTGTATATCAGCTGCTCAGCATTTTGCACGTATTCGTGAAGTTCTTGTTGAGAGAGGCGTGACATCAACATTAAATTCTGGATTTCTAACCCCTTG